A region from the Catenulispora sp. MAP5-51 genome encodes:
- a CDS encoding cell wall-binding repeat-containing protein, translating into MRSVALHTDANATANAETTISGAAWRDALSGGAAWPDALSGGAAMGTRGGPLLLVNPATGLSGQDVALLDANRAKLYSGFVFGGTAAVPAGIDKQLGEAIAGPLGAVDGSGHRLAASSGVGGVGGAGGVGGVGVRARCHRRTRRGCGRRCRRAGLRS; encoded by the coding sequence GTGCGCTCGGTCGCGCTGCACACCGACGCGAACGCCACGGCCAACGCCGAGACCACGATCTCCGGCGCGGCCTGGCGGGACGCGCTGTCCGGCGGGGCGGCCTGGCCGGACGCGCTGTCCGGCGGGGCGGCGATGGGCACGCGGGGCGGCCCGCTGCTGCTGGTGAACCCGGCGACGGGGCTGTCCGGCCAGGACGTCGCGCTGCTGGATGCGAACCGGGCCAAGCTGTACTCCGGGTTCGTCTTCGGCGGGACCGCGGCGGTGCCGGCGGGTATCGACAAGCAGCTGGGGGAGGCGATCGCGGGTCCGTTGGGCGCCGTGGATGGGAGCGGGCACCGGTTGGCCGCGTCTTCGGGTGTCGGCGGTGTCGGCGGTGCGGGCGGTGTCGGCGGCGTCGGCGTGCGGGCACGCTGTCACCGCAGGACGCGGCGGGGCTGCGGTCGGCGTTGCCGCAGGGCGGGGCTGCGAAGCTGA
- a CDS encoding MFS transporter — translation MSTESIDRPGGRAAEGLRAATIGHPVRTFLITGAAMFMAQLDNLVVSIALPSIRESLHAGLSGLQWTVSAYTLTFAVFLLTGSTLGDRFGRRNLFVAGLAVFTAASVASALAPNIAVLIAARAVQGLGGAVIVPLSLTLLSASVRPEKRGAAVGAWGAIGGLAVALGPVIGGAVVEAASWQWIFWVNVPLGIVLLPLAWFGLTESRGPVRRLDVVGTVLATGGLLGVVLGLIRGGDVGWTNSLVLTGFVVGAVLLAAFVVWELRTDAPMVPMHLFRGRSFPLINLSALLMSFGMFGSVFFLSQVFQTVFNDSPLASGVRVLPWTGMPMLVAPIAGILSDKIGGKWIVTVGLALQAVALGWIAAVSTATVSYTTLLPAFILGGTGMAMFFAPIANLVLGSVRRDQEGIASGINNALREFGGVLGIAVMGAVFSANGGYGPTATRSAGQHFVDGMVPAVYTGAAILAVATLAMWLVPGRRPQAGAESVEGPVEERRHQEAVAATV, via the coding sequence ATGAGCACCGAGAGCATCGACCGGCCCGGAGGCCGCGCGGCGGAGGGCCTGCGGGCCGCCACCATCGGCCACCCGGTCCGCACCTTCCTCATCACCGGCGCCGCCATGTTCATGGCCCAGCTGGACAACCTCGTGGTCAGCATCGCGCTGCCCTCGATCCGGGAGTCGCTGCACGCCGGCCTGTCGGGCCTGCAGTGGACGGTCTCGGCCTACACCCTCACCTTCGCCGTCTTCCTGCTGACCGGCTCCACGCTCGGCGACCGCTTCGGCCGCCGGAACCTGTTCGTCGCGGGCCTGGCGGTCTTCACCGCCGCCTCGGTGGCCTCGGCGCTGGCGCCGAACATCGCGGTGCTGATCGCGGCGCGCGCTGTGCAGGGCCTGGGCGGCGCGGTGATCGTGCCGCTGAGCCTGACGCTGCTGTCGGCGAGTGTGCGTCCTGAGAAGCGCGGTGCCGCGGTCGGCGCCTGGGGCGCCATCGGCGGGCTCGCCGTGGCGCTCGGGCCGGTGATCGGCGGGGCCGTGGTGGAGGCCGCCTCGTGGCAGTGGATCTTCTGGGTGAACGTGCCGCTGGGCATCGTCCTGCTGCCGCTGGCCTGGTTCGGCCTCACCGAGAGCCGCGGCCCGGTGCGCCGGCTGGACGTGGTCGGGACCGTGCTGGCCACCGGCGGGCTGCTGGGCGTGGTGCTGGGCCTGATCCGGGGCGGGGACGTCGGCTGGACCAACTCGCTGGTCCTGACCGGCTTCGTGGTCGGGGCCGTGCTGCTGGCCGCGTTCGTGGTCTGGGAGCTGCGGACCGACGCGCCGATGGTGCCGATGCACCTGTTCCGCGGCCGGAGCTTCCCGCTGATCAACCTCAGCGCCCTGTTGATGTCCTTCGGGATGTTCGGCTCGGTGTTCTTCCTCTCGCAGGTGTTCCAGACCGTCTTCAACGACTCGCCGCTGGCCTCCGGTGTGCGGGTGCTGCCCTGGACCGGTATGCCGATGCTGGTGGCCCCGATCGCCGGCATCCTGTCCGACAAGATCGGCGGCAAGTGGATCGTCACGGTCGGCCTGGCCCTGCAGGCGGTGGCGCTGGGCTGGATCGCGGCGGTCAGCACGGCCACGGTGAGCTACACCACGCTGCTGCCGGCCTTCATCCTCGGCGGCACCGGCATGGCGATGTTCTTCGCGCCGATCGCGAACCTGGTCCTCGGTTCGGTGCGGCGCGACCAGGAGGGCATCGCCTCCGGCATCAACAACGCGCTGCGGGAGTTCGGCGGCGTGCTGGGCATCGCGGTGATGGGTGCGGTGTTCTCCGCGAACGGCGGCTACGGCCCGACCGCGACCCGGTCCGCCGGCCAGCACTTCGTGGACGGCATGGTCCCGGCGGTCTACACGGGCGCCGCGATCCTGGCGGTGGCCACGCTGGCGATGTGGCTGGTGCCCGGCCGGCGCCCGCAGGCCGGCGCCGAGAGCGTCGAGGGTCCGGTGGAGGAACGCCGGCATCAGGAGGCTGTCGCTGCGACCGTGTAG
- the nusG gene encoding transcription termination/antitermination protein NusG, with protein MSETYGDLEEATVLVENDDEAVEETEVAADAAEQDAADQDAAEQAEGEQAEGEQAEGEVGSGPAPGSPEAIEEFRDALRRAPGEWYVIHSYAGYENRVKQNLETRMTTLNMEEFIFQVEVPMEEVVEIKGGQRKRVKRNKFPGYVLVRMDLTNESWGVVRNTPGVTGFVGNAHEPYPLTLDEVVKILLEEQPEEVSGKQKAPAEVKVLDFEVGDSVTVIDGPFATLQATINEINADSQKVKGLVEIFGRETPVELSFNQIQKNS; from the coding sequence GTGTCTGAGACGTACGGAGACCTCGAAGAGGCGACTGTTCTCGTGGAGAACGACGACGAGGCCGTCGAGGAGACGGAGGTCGCCGCCGACGCGGCCGAGCAGGACGCCGCCGATCAGGACGCGGCCGAGCAGGCCGAGGGCGAGCAGGCTGAGGGCGAGCAGGCCGAGGGCGAGGTCGGCAGCGGGCCCGCTCCGGGCAGCCCGGAGGCGATCGAGGAGTTCCGCGACGCCCTGCGCCGCGCGCCCGGCGAGTGGTACGTGATCCACAGCTACGCCGGCTACGAGAACCGGGTGAAGCAGAACCTCGAGACCCGCATGACCACCTTGAACATGGAGGAGTTCATCTTCCAGGTCGAGGTGCCCATGGAGGAGGTCGTCGAGATCAAGGGCGGCCAGCGCAAGCGGGTCAAGCGCAACAAGTTCCCCGGCTACGTGCTGGTCCGCATGGACCTGACCAACGAGTCCTGGGGCGTGGTGCGCAACACGCCGGGCGTGACCGGCTTCGTCGGCAACGCCCACGAGCCGTACCCGCTGACCCTGGACGAGGTCGTGAAGATCCTGCTCGAGGAGCAGCCCGAGGAGGTCAGCGGCAAGCAGAAGGCGCCGGCCGAGGTCAAGGTGCTGGACTTCGAGGTCGGCGACTCGGTCACCGTCATCGACGGCCCGTTCGCCACACTGCAGGCCACGATCAACGAGATCAACGCCGACTCCCAGAAGGTCAAGGGCCTGGTGGAGATCTTCGGCCGGGAGACCCCGGTGGAGCTGAGCTTCAACCAGATCCAGAAGAACAGCTGA
- a CDS encoding TetR/AcrR family transcriptional regulator, which produces MTRMSAEERRDQVVRAAVAEFSVRGLEGTSTADIAKRVGVSQPYLFRLFPTKRDLFIAAVMHGCEQVRDVFTKAAEGKYGHEALAAMGDAYQDLLMADRTVLNMQLQQFAACHDPEIQEAVRGAMQGIWQHMDNLSGAPVGMRVDFLAKGMLCNVIAAMGRDQVDDPEWRPILDVLRDDNAETAGAAADLDAAAAEGDAAQERPGSPAEPDYATYVEQAFTT; this is translated from the coding sequence ATGACCCGGATGAGTGCCGAAGAGCGCCGCGACCAAGTGGTGCGTGCCGCCGTCGCCGAGTTCTCGGTGCGCGGCCTGGAAGGGACCTCGACCGCCGACATCGCCAAGCGCGTCGGTGTGTCGCAGCCCTATCTGTTCCGTCTGTTCCCGACCAAGCGCGACTTGTTCATCGCCGCCGTGATGCACGGCTGCGAGCAGGTCCGCGACGTCTTCACCAAGGCGGCCGAGGGCAAGTACGGCCACGAGGCGCTTGCTGCGATGGGGGACGCCTACCAGGACCTGCTCATGGCGGACCGCACCGTGCTGAACATGCAGCTCCAGCAGTTCGCGGCGTGTCACGACCCCGAGATTCAGGAGGCCGTGCGCGGTGCCATGCAGGGCATATGGCAGCACATGGACAATCTCTCGGGTGCTCCGGTCGGGATGCGCGTGGACTTCCTCGCCAAGGGGATGCTCTGCAACGTGATCGCCGCCATGGGCCGCGACCAGGTCGATGACCCGGAGTGGCGGCCGATCCTCGACGTGCTGCGCGACGACAACGCCGAGACCGCCGGCGCGGCCGCGGATCTCGACGCGGCGGCCGCCGAGGGCGATGCCGCACAGGAGCGGCCGGGCAGTCCGGCCGAGCCCGACTACGCCACCTACGTCGAGCAGGCTTTCACCACCTGA
- a CDS encoding pyridoxal phosphate-dependent aminotransferase: MTASAASPSPSRPGPAARISQRVGAIAESATLAVDAKAKALKAAGRPVVGFGAGEPDFPTPAYIVEAAVQAAQNPKYHKYTPAGGLPELKEAIAHKTLRDSGVSVSANQVLVTNGGKQAIYNAFATLLDPGDEVIVPAPYWTTYPESIRLAGGVPVDVVTDETTGYLATVEQLEAARTERTKVLLFVSPSNPTGAVYSPEQVEAIGRWALEHGLWVLTDEIYEHLVYGDARFTSILKAVPELAEQTVIVNGVAKTYAMTGWRVGWLIGPTDVVKAATNLQSHATSNVSNVAQVAALAAVSGDLEAVNEMKLAFDRRRQTMVRMLNEIPGVVCPEPEGAFYVYPSVKGLLGKEIRGQRPASSAELASLILDEAEVAVVPGEAFGTPGYLRLSYALSDADLVEGVSRLQKLLGEAR, translated from the coding sequence ATGACAGCCTCCGCAGCCTCCCCCTCCCCGTCCCGCCCGGGCCCTGCCGCCAGGATCTCGCAGCGCGTCGGCGCCATCGCCGAGTCCGCGACCCTGGCCGTGGACGCCAAGGCCAAGGCGCTCAAGGCGGCCGGCCGGCCGGTGGTCGGCTTCGGCGCCGGCGAGCCCGACTTCCCGACCCCGGCTTACATCGTCGAGGCGGCCGTCCAAGCGGCTCAGAACCCGAAGTACCACAAGTACACGCCGGCCGGGGGGCTGCCGGAGCTGAAGGAGGCGATCGCGCACAAGACGCTGCGCGACTCCGGCGTGTCGGTCTCGGCGAACCAGGTCCTGGTCACCAACGGCGGCAAGCAGGCCATCTACAACGCCTTCGCGACCCTGCTGGACCCCGGCGACGAGGTCATCGTGCCGGCCCCGTACTGGACCACCTACCCCGAGTCGATCCGGCTGGCCGGCGGCGTCCCGGTGGACGTGGTGACCGACGAGACCACCGGCTACCTGGCCACCGTGGAGCAGCTGGAGGCGGCCCGCACCGAGCGCACCAAGGTGCTGCTGTTCGTCTCGCCGTCGAACCCGACCGGCGCGGTCTACAGCCCCGAGCAGGTCGAGGCGATCGGCCGCTGGGCGCTGGAGCACGGTCTGTGGGTGCTCACCGACGAGATCTACGAGCACCTGGTCTACGGCGACGCGCGCTTCACCTCGATCCTGAAGGCGGTCCCGGAGCTCGCCGAGCAGACGGTGATCGTCAACGGCGTGGCCAAGACCTACGCGATGACCGGCTGGCGGGTCGGGTGGCTGATCGGCCCGACCGACGTGGTCAAGGCCGCCACCAACCTGCAGTCGCACGCCACCTCCAACGTCTCCAACGTGGCGCAGGTCGCCGCGCTGGCCGCGGTCTCCGGGGACCTGGAGGCGGTCAACGAGATGAAGCTGGCCTTCGACCGCCGCCGGCAGACCATGGTGCGGATGCTGAACGAGATCCCCGGCGTGGTGTGCCCGGAGCCCGAGGGCGCGTTCTACGTGTACCCCTCGGTCAAGGGGCTGCTCGGCAAGGAGATCCGCGGGCAGCGGCCGGCCAGCTCGGCCGAGCTGGCCTCGCTGATCCTGGACGAGGCCGAGGTCGCCGTGGTCCCCGGGGAGGCCTTCGGGACGCCTGGCTACCTGCGGCTGTCCTACGCGCTGAGCGACGCCGACCTGGTCGAGGGCGTGTCGCGGCTGCAGAAGCTGCTCGGCGAGGCGCGCTGA
- the rplK gene encoding 50S ribosomal protein L11, producing the protein MPPKKKLTAVIKLQIKAGMANPAPPVGPALGQHGVNIMEFCKQYNAATEAQRGQVVPVEISVFEDRSFTFITKTPPAAKLILKAAGIEKGSGVPQKDKVATLSQAQVREIAETKMPDLNANDVEAAMKIIAGTARSMGVIVSDS; encoded by the coding sequence ATGCCTCCCAAGAAGAAGCTCACCGCGGTCATCAAGCTCCAGATCAAGGCCGGTATGGCGAACCCGGCCCCGCCCGTCGGCCCGGCCCTGGGTCAGCACGGCGTGAACATCATGGAGTTCTGCAAGCAGTACAACGCGGCCACCGAGGCCCAGCGCGGCCAGGTCGTGCCGGTCGAGATCTCGGTGTTCGAGGACCGCTCCTTCACCTTCATCACCAAGACCCCGCCGGCCGCCAAGCTGATCCTGAAGGCCGCGGGCATCGAGAAGGGCTCGGGCGTCCCGCAGAAGGACAAGGTCGCGACCCTGTCGCAGGCCCAGGTCCGGGAGATCGCCGAGACCAAGATGCCCGACCTGAACGCCAACGACGTCGAGGCCGCGATGAAGATCATCGCCGGCACCGCGCGCTCGATGGGCGTCATCGTCTCGGACAGCTGA
- a CDS encoding response regulator transcription factor: MVDDEPGIRAVLASSLEFEGYAVRTANDGRAALAEVEQTRPDLVVLDVLMPGMDGLTACRRLRAADPTLPVLMLTARDLTGDRVAGLDAGADDYLAKPFELDELLARVRALLRRGALVGEGAEPGAAAGSREDHVLEYEDLRMDTLTREVTRAGQLIELTRTEYLLLEMFLSHPRQALTREQILRTVWGFDFEPASNSLDVYVMYVRKKTEFDGLPRLVQTVRGVGYALRTASGGRR, translated from the coding sequence ATCGTCGACGACGAGCCCGGCATCCGCGCCGTGCTCGCCTCCAGCCTGGAGTTCGAGGGCTACGCCGTCCGGACCGCCAACGACGGCCGGGCCGCGCTCGCCGAGGTCGAGCAGACGCGGCCGGACCTGGTCGTGCTGGACGTGCTGATGCCGGGCATGGACGGCCTGACCGCCTGCCGCCGGCTGCGCGCCGCCGACCCGACGCTGCCGGTGCTCATGCTCACCGCGCGCGACCTGACCGGGGACCGCGTCGCCGGCCTGGACGCCGGCGCCGACGACTACCTGGCCAAGCCCTTCGAGCTCGACGAGCTGCTGGCCCGGGTCCGGGCCCTGCTGCGGCGCGGCGCGCTGGTCGGCGAGGGCGCCGAGCCGGGCGCCGCCGCGGGCTCCCGGGAGGACCACGTCCTGGAGTACGAGGACCTGCGCATGGACACCCTGACCCGCGAGGTGACCCGGGCCGGCCAGCTCATCGAGCTCACCCGGACGGAGTACCTGCTGCTGGAGATGTTCCTGTCCCACCCGCGCCAGGCGCTGACCCGCGAGCAGATCCTGCGCACCGTGTGGGGCTTCGACTTCGAGCCCGCCTCGAACTCGCTGGACGTGTACGTCATGTACGTGCGCAAGAAGACCGAGTTCGACGGCCTCCCCCGGCTGGTCCAGACCGTCCGCGGGGTCGGCTACGCCCTGCGCACCGCTTCCGGCGGGCGGCGATGA
- the rplA gene encoding 50S ribosomal protein L1, with product MKRSKGYRNAAAKIDADEVYAPLAAIRLAKETSVTKFDSSVEVSMRLGIDPRKADQMVRSTIVLPHGTGKTARVLVFAQGDKAEQAREAGADIVGSDELIDEVAKGRLDFDAVVATPDLMGKVGRLGRVLGPRSLMPNPKTGTVTADVAKAINDIKGGKIEFRADRHSNLNFIIGKVSFSEQQLAENYAAALEEVLRVKPSAAKGRYLKKVTFATTMGPGIQVDANRVRNVAGDDEA from the coding sequence ATGAAGCGCAGCAAGGGTTACCGCAACGCCGCGGCGAAGATCGACGCCGACGAGGTCTACGCCCCGCTGGCGGCCATCCGCCTGGCCAAGGAGACCTCGGTCACCAAGTTCGACAGCTCGGTGGAGGTCTCGATGCGCCTGGGCATCGACCCCCGCAAGGCCGACCAGATGGTCCGCTCCACGATCGTGCTCCCGCACGGCACCGGCAAGACCGCCCGCGTGCTGGTCTTCGCCCAGGGCGACAAGGCCGAGCAGGCCCGCGAGGCCGGCGCCGACATCGTCGGTTCCGACGAGCTGATCGACGAGGTCGCCAAGGGCCGCCTGGACTTCGACGCGGTCGTGGCCACCCCGGACCTGATGGGCAAGGTCGGCCGCCTGGGCCGCGTGCTCGGCCCGCGTTCGCTGATGCCGAACCCGAAGACCGGCACCGTCACCGCGGACGTGGCCAAGGCCATCAACGACATCAAGGGCGGCAAGATCGAGTTCCGCGCCGACCGCCACTCGAACCTGAACTTCATCATCGGCAAGGTCTCCTTCTCCGAGCAGCAGCTCGCCGAGAACTACGCCGCCGCCCTGGAGGAGGTCCTCCGCGTGAAGCCGAGCGCCGCCAAGGGCCGCTACCTGAAGAAGGTCACCTTCGCCACGACCATGGGCCCCGGCATCCAGGTCGACGCCAACCGCGTGCGCAACGTCGCGGGCGACGACGAGGCGTGA
- a CDS encoding ATP-binding protein → MPLRSRLAIMSAVAVAIAIGAVSLISYVAVGNRLHDQMDKSIAGAGGPGSGQVFHDRGQQFQTDSPCFPPLGGGPHPGSDNEYHPQALVSITYYSPSATCPLPGSTEVQGQASDLQIAGGPPTAAIWRDGVTTAGDKVRIEVVPAQDNPSGVLLKSQPYQPIDDSLSSLAWLLIVVSLLGIGGAATAGLLVARAALRPVDVLTSAVEHVARTEDLSVRMPVSGDDEIARLSESFNAMTAALQASRDEQKRLVDDAGHELRTPLTSLRTAIDLLIRSEESGRALPEGKRTELLTGARTQMRELTVLIADLLELSRPEQASQVTAPVALHEVAERAIERVRPRGAARETPVTITEDLRPWTTHGDSAALERAVVNLLDNAVKFAPPGSDVQVRLANGALTVRDRGPGIPPEELPHVFERFWRSPTARALPGSGLGLAIAARAARESGGSIFFEQPHDGPGTIARLFLPGTSEA, encoded by the coding sequence ATGCCCCTGCGCTCGCGGCTGGCGATCATGAGCGCCGTCGCGGTGGCGATCGCGATCGGCGCGGTGTCGCTCATCTCTTACGTAGCAGTGGGAAACCGGCTCCACGACCAGATGGACAAGTCGATCGCCGGCGCCGGGGGGCCGGGCAGCGGCCAGGTCTTCCACGACCGCGGCCAGCAGTTCCAGACGGATTCCCCCTGTTTCCCTCCCCTGGGCGGCGGACCGCACCCGGGGAGCGACAACGAGTACCACCCGCAGGCCCTGGTCAGCATCACCTACTACAGCCCCTCCGCCACCTGTCCCCTGCCCGGATCCACCGAGGTGCAGGGCCAGGCCAGTGACCTGCAGATCGCCGGAGGACCGCCGACCGCCGCCATCTGGCGCGACGGGGTCACCACCGCCGGGGACAAGGTCCGGATCGAGGTCGTGCCGGCGCAGGACAACCCTTCGGGCGTACTCCTGAAGTCACAGCCCTACCAGCCCATCGACGACTCGCTGAGCAGCCTGGCCTGGCTGCTGATCGTCGTGTCGCTGCTGGGGATCGGCGGGGCGGCCACCGCCGGCCTGCTGGTGGCCCGGGCGGCGCTGCGTCCGGTGGACGTGCTGACCTCGGCCGTCGAACACGTCGCGCGCACCGAGGACCTGTCGGTCCGCATGCCCGTGTCCGGCGACGACGAGATCGCCCGGCTCTCGGAATCCTTCAACGCGATGACCGCCGCCCTGCAGGCGTCCCGCGACGAGCAGAAGCGCCTGGTCGACGACGCCGGCCACGAGCTGCGCACCCCCCTGACCTCGCTGCGCACCGCCATCGACCTGCTGATCCGCTCCGAGGAGTCCGGCCGGGCGCTGCCGGAGGGCAAGCGCACCGAACTGCTCACCGGCGCCCGCACGCAGATGCGGGAACTCACGGTGCTGATCGCCGACCTGTTGGAGCTCTCCCGGCCCGAACAGGCCTCGCAGGTCACCGCCCCGGTGGCGCTCCATGAGGTGGCCGAGCGCGCGATCGAGCGCGTCCGCCCGCGCGGCGCCGCCCGCGAGACGCCGGTCACGATCACCGAGGACCTGCGCCCCTGGACGACCCACGGCGACAGCGCCGCCCTGGAGCGCGCGGTGGTGAACCTGCTCGACAACGCGGTGAAGTTCGCCCCGCCGGGCTCGGACGTCCAGGTGCGGCTGGCGAACGGCGCGCTGACCGTCCGCGACCGCGGCCCCGGCATCCCGCCGGAGGAGCTGCCGCACGTCTTCGAGCGCTTCTGGCGCTCCCCCACGGCCCGCGCGCTGCCGGGCAGCGGTTTGGGGCTGGCGATCGCCGCGCGCGCCGCCAGGGAGTCCGGAGGCTCGATCTTCTTCGAGCAGCCGCACGACGGCCCCGGGACCATCGCGCGGTTGTTCCTGCCCGGTACCTCCGAGGCCTGA
- the secE gene encoding preprotein translocase subunit SecE gives MSKPDRGRGGDRRPERRRSPLGRMGLFYRQIIAELRKVVWPTRNELVTYTTVVIVFVAIVVAIVATLDYGFSKLVMWVFG, from the coding sequence ATGTCGAAGCCGGACCGCGGCCGTGGTGGCGACCGCCGCCCCGAGCGCCGTCGGTCCCCGCTGGGCCGCATGGGCCTTTTCTACCGGCAGATCATCGCCGAACTGCGCAAGGTGGTGTGGCCGACCCGCAACGAACTGGTCACCTACACCACGGTGGTCATCGTGTTCGTCGCGATCGTCGTCGCGATCGTGGCTACGCTGGACTACGGGTTCAGCAAACTGGTGATGTGGGTGTTCGGCTGA